The DNA segment TATTTTTGTCTTTTTATAAGCTTCGGCCATTAATGCCTGCAAATCCTCAACTTCACTATTTAAAACAATATGAAGTTTGTTTCTTTGGTCATCATTTAATCTGGCCAAATATGATTGAACAGGTGATTTAAATTTACTAACTAAATTTGATTTTTTCTTTGCCATCCTCCCCAATAAAAATGATGGCGCTTTTGTTATCAGGTGCTGATATTGTAAAACATCATCCACTGAAATTCTTTCATCCATAATTTCACCTCTTTTTTTATCTTATTCAATATACTATTTAAGTTTAATGTTTATTTCATAAAATCTTTTGAAATTGTGACCATTTACAATACTAAAAATAATTTTACCATATTTTCAGCGCCTATCGTGATGGACATCAGCATCATAATTCCAGAAATGACAATTGCAACAATCCAAATCTTGGCGTTCCACTTTAAAACTTTGGTTCCATCCAAACTATAAATAGGAAATAGGTTAAATGTGGCCAAATAGCTATTAACAGAAAAACCGATAGTGCAGATTAAATAAATCAAATGAAAAAAGGATGAATGACCGTTTAATGGATATATCAAAGCTGCAATTACTATTAGCATTATTGCAAGTACCATGTTAACCATTGGTCCGGCGATGAAAATTCTGCCGCTTACCTCATCAGAGACATATTCAGGATGAATGTGAATTGAACCTGGTGATGCAAATACAAATCCAAAAAATGATGTGACCAGTCCAAGCAATAATCCAAGAGGCCATAATTTAAATTCCGCATCGCAACCGTATTTAATTGCCGTGAATTTGTGTCCGAGTTCATGAGAAATAGAGCCTATCACCACCCCAACAATTACAATAGGCAAACTTGAAATGATTCCATTGACATTCATTCCGGCAGTTG comes from the uncultured Methanobrevibacter sp. genome and includes:
- a CDS encoding site-2 protease family protein, producing the protein MFKFSKRELGDLTIAFVALTICFEIATAGMNVNGIISSLPIVIVGVVIGSISHELGHKFTAIKYGCDAEFKLWPLGLLLGLVTSFFGFVFASPGSIHIHPEYVSDEVSGRIFIAGPMVNMVLAIMLIVIAALIYPLNGHSSFFHLIYLICTIGFSVNSYLATFNLFPIYSLDGTKVLKWNAKIWIVAIVISGIMMLMSITIGAENMVKLFLVL